CACCGACGCGGCATTTTGCGCGGTCGCTGGCCAGACGCGGCGTGACGAGTCCAATATCGGCGATCTCCAACGGTGTTGACGACGACGTCGTCGACCGGGCCAGGGCGGCCGTGGTTTCCGGCTCGTCTGACGACGAACCGCTCCGCCTCGTCTGGTGTGGGCGCCTCTCGTCGGAGAAGCGGGCCCTGGAAGCGATCGAGGCCGTCGCTGAGGTCGATGACTGCACACTCGACATCTACGGCCAGGGCCACCTCGAGGCGTCGATGAAAAAGCTCATCAACTCTGCCGGACTCTCGGGGCGGATTCGCCTGCACGGTCGGGTCGACCGTGAGGCCTGCCTGGTCGCGATGGGATCCAACGATGCGCTGCTGTTCACGTCCTACGATTTCGACACCCAGGGCCTCGTGCTGCTGGAAGCGGTGGCCATGTCGTCGCCCGTCATCTACTGTGACCCCGCGCTGAGCGAAACGGTTCCGGAAGGCGGAGGCATCCTGGCCGCCGACCCGTCCCCGTCCGCACTGGCGGCCGCGATTCGTGCGCTCGTCTCGGATCGCGACAGATTGCGGAGAATGTCCCGGGTCGCCACCCGACATCGGGACAGCGGTCGGCAATCCGTGCAAACCGAGAAGATCATCGCCATCTACAACAGCCTGCTGGA
This genomic interval from Mycobacterium sp. SMC-2 contains the following:
- a CDS encoding glycosyltransferase — its product is MHVALFTDLHPDGLGGTQVSVATQRRALEQSGHRVTVFTAPMPGSVDPDPCVVELRPVPVVDPLMRKLGRHEDFVLVWPSRSNRAIIDEAFATRGPVDIVHTQGDLGVAIAGVEAARRHGIPVVQTKHTRYDTYFEQATPAPLFLALLVSQVQKRYLAQDFQLIPEKESAAARLAWQFMVAHGQAVDHQITPTRHFARSLARRGVTSPISAISNGVDDDVVDRARAAVVSGSSDDEPLRLVWCGRLSSEKRALEAIEAVAEVDDCTLDIYGQGHLEASMKKLINSAGLSGRIRLHGRVDREACLVAMGSNDALLFTSYDFDTQGLVLLEAVAMSSPVIYCDPALSETVPEGGGILAADPSPSALAAAIRALVSDRDRLRRMSRVATRHRDSGRQSVQTEKIIAIYNSLLDRVPA